Genomic DNA from Schistosoma haematobium chromosome 1, whole genome shotgun sequence:
TTTTCCTCGTGTTTTCGAGTAAATGACTAATATATTAAACCAACTGTTATGTGCGTTGACCCCAACAGTCTTTATTTGAGCATTTCAATCACACACTAGCCCCGTACACGCAGTCAGGCATTTGCATACATCCCAAAAATTGACGCTATCCCTGAAGACAGTTTTTATGGGTACATGCTAAACTACACTATGATATCTGCAAACTTCAGGTTAATAAGGTTTCTCTAAATCTAGTGAATTGCCATACATTCAAAGGAAGAAAGTGTTGTTTCTGAGATCATTTTGAGCACAAAATCTGATAATATTACCGAACATGAACATCGCTGATAGTTACTTAGTACAATCATTTCATGTGAACATTCGTCGTAACTTCCAATTCGAATAATGGTATTCACATAAAGGGCTTTTGATAACTTATAGTGTTCTTTCTATGCTCCTTTCAACAACAGTCTCTATTACAACCTCAGCCTGCAGGTTCAAGTGTCATTTTCACACGTATGATTACAATTAGATGTCGATATTCCTTTCTACACACCACAACTTGAGGGGAAAACAGCCAGTATGATACATCAGTTTTATAACATGCTTGATCTTCCCGGTTTCCTGTTCACAAATTCTTAAGCGTGACAGCAGTAAAAGTCGACATATGGTGATTCTTCAACCGAAGGGTAAATTATCTGGTTTTTCCACATCAATGTGTGTCTACGATATCAACTGCTACATTGAGCGTACAGTCACACAACTAAGTCGAGTCAGTGAACACCTTTCGGGGTTAATTAAAGAGTTTGATGAAGATAACGTACATCTTCCTGTTACAGTAGGTCGATAGCAGTCATGTAGAAGATAAAAACAAATCATTTAAAGTAGTTAATCGTATATCCACTACCTTTCCTTATTAGATTTGATCTTGTCTCTTACACTTGACAGAAGCTACGGGGATCCGAACTAACAACCTGTGTATTTATGAAGACTTTTCCATGCCCTTATCTCTTCCCTCACCTTTTGTTAAATGAACACTTCATTGTCTAATTATCTAAACACTACGTAATTTTATAGTTAGTAGTAAATACTATTTTAATATCATTGACCTACTTCCTACTATAGAACACTGACTGAACCCTTTCCTATCCgtatcacaactagtacaccaGTTATCAcaaacaatttgtactttttaccTACTGTTTATTTTCGTAATCCATTCCAATGTTATCGCtgactcataaactgccttgattaGTTTGTGAATTTCATATGTCCATACAAATATTCTTATACATTATATTGAAGCCCGACAATTAAAAggaatattgttcgcttatatacaTTCTAATTCGCAATACAATAATTTCTACTATATTTTTAGTCACACAAAATTAAGcaacagacatgtgatgaatgggataagaagggcacacatatatactatacgctcatataaaggCAGTCAAGattgacaagcgaataattatcaaggtcaaaatgtgacccAAGTAGAATGAgtagattggcctgtccgaaagctagaataaggtatatgggcttaaaataataactGGCACTacaattttaatgataaaagttGCTATCTTGAAGAGTTTACTTCTCTGTAGTTATCTGATAAAAACACGCTCAaccaaaataattaataaacggTGGGCACCATCCTTCCAGAAAACTGGGACTACTCCATCTCAGCGCATCTCTTCCCCTTGCTTCAGTTACTTTTAGCTTCAATaagaattatttttataaaatgacTATCTGTAATCCTTTTTTTACAACAGATTTAACACAATCACCCATAATTCTATAGTCCTGTATGCCACTCATCTATTTCACTTCTCCCGTTCGTTTTACAGGATGAGGAGCTAAACTCAGCACCACTGCAGTATGCTTTGTCGTCGTCATTCTGCGCTTCTGATCGTAAACGCTTTGATGAACTGGATTGGTATCCCCTTAAGACGTACAGTGACCACCTAGACTGTCAATTAtctgttgtttattatttaccTGGGTGTGGAATTGcaagttatttatttgaagaatTACTCAAACATGAAGAGATATCTGCTTGTCTGTTAAATCTTTTCACATCTGAAGGCGATAACAGTGGCGATGCACTTTATGTTGTGCAGCATTTGAATAAGTGGTTACAATTCAAAGCACAACACGGAGTTAAAGACACAAGTTTCCAATGGTCTCTCCCCCCTTCTTGGAGCTATTTGTTTGGAACTGATCCTGTTGATGAATTGTATTAgacttttattaaatatttacaaaagatTAGTTTTCTAGCATTTCAGGTTTTCTGACGAATGAAACTTTTCGCTAAGAATTTttatgaattcatgagttcGTAGATTTAAGTTGTTCATCAAATGAAAAAGCTAAGCAATGACGGTAAATATGCTAAGAATTCGGATCTATAATTTCGAAGTTCAGAATTATTATGAAGGCCTAATTTCATTCACTAACACTCAGTATACAGGTTTATTTGTATTTAGTAACAAGTACAACTTGTGTGTGACTTTTATAATCAGTTTTACCTTCTCAATTACTTAGAAAATTTATTGTACATAACCCTAGTTTTCCTGCAGCAGGATAATTCGGAAAACATGGTGATATTGTTGTTTAATTTTGTGACGTCCATAGATTATAGGCATCAACGAGTGACGTGTTTGTTTGAATAACCAGAGAGAAGTCTGTTTAGCGGTTCCACTAATTTAAGCATTCTTGAATCAGAGTATCATTATCTATCAAGTAAATATATgttgaaaattcccattttgccatttggttaATAAAGAAGAAACGAATTGAGcgaaatttctttttaattagcttttcatcatggctctacactaatatatatatgatttacaataatgatataatactcatcgagtggatacgtcatgtaataattacataatgacattaaaattaacattgagtaattgggagaaagaggattattaatattcaaagtaattattaaatcaagaagttgctacgtttcgtaatatatgaaaagagaaggaacagaattttataatggatggtcaatagaatagtagttacgtaagaatcaaaaGATGAATGTTGAGGAAATATAAAGTTCgaaaataacaaaaacaaaattttccaGTTTTTCAAAGGAAATATCCGCTTAAAAGCACAATTAGCCATTGACCAATTTATTATCGCTATATAGACGATACTTTCATGGTATTAGAAAAAGAACATGATAAGGACAATctacttaatatatttaataacgttcatcgatcatttaattttacatcagaagatgaacagaACAATAGCATATCATGTTCAACTAACTGGAAGAGCAGACGGAACTTTAAGATGAGGTTTATACAGAAAGTCTGCAACAGGACAGTACACTCATTTCTACAGTGCagttccaatcagatacaaaaggaacttaATAAAGATCATGACTCATCGTGCCAGAATTATTTGCTCGGAAGACACCATTGAAGATGAATTGGTTAATATTCGAAACTTACTTAGTACGAATGGGTACCCTAGGAAATCCATCGACAAACACATGATGGAGAtgaaaacaagaacaaagataCCTACCGTCCCTAAGAAAGTACTGTTCATAAATGACACCACTAAAGAAATCgtgactcagaaactaagaagagcTGTACAAAAAACACTTAATGCAGCCAGATTAAATGTTATCTTCTACAACCACCTCAAAATAAGAACGGCCAATAAAGACAGACTGCCTGAATTCGCCAACTCCATGTGCATCTATCGGTCCAACTGCTCCTatggagccagttatatagggcgtacaattcggcaagttCGTTATCGTATTACAGAACGTCATCCGCCGTGATTAAACAAATGACAGGTAAAAGTGATTCTCCCTCACTTGGTCGACACGGGTCATCAAGTTGAATTGAATAGAGCTTTTAAGGTTAACTACAATATCCCATCAAATTTGCtgcatggtttacgagtgcacCTTTCGCatattgcggaagccatcgcaatccatgttcacgaacctgacctttgcattcaaaagagatttgTACAACCAATTTTGTTGCCTTGGCCATCGGTATAAGATTTCCTTCAgcagaactatttttcataaatCTTCCACTCGTTTTTTCTctttaaaatttgtttttgttactTTTGAACTTTATATTTCCTCAACATTCATCttttgattcttacgtaactactattctattgaccatccattataaaattctgttccttctcttttcatatattacgaaacgtagcaacttcttgatttaataattactttgaatattaataatcctctttctcccaattactcaatgttaattttaatgtcattatgtaattattacatgacgtatccactcgatgagtattatatcattattgtaaatcatatatatattagtgtagagccatgatgaaaagctaattaaaaagaaatttcgctcaattcgttccttctttgaGTACATGTTTTCGTACTATTTTTTACTCAAAATTATCGCTATAAATGATCACTTAGAATTATATGATTGTATACAGTCTAAACTTACTTAATCATTAAACACGAATATTGACCCAAGTGGGCACCAAAATAAATGTGCAACACAAATGAAAGAATGAATTTATGAAGGAAGTATGGTCAAATAAATTGAAGGAAACtagaattatattttaaatcatcAGCAGAGAAGGGTTGATAAGTTCGTTAAGTTTAACAATACTATCTATATTGAAAGTCAAATGCTTTCTACAGTCTCGTTAGATAGCTCCACGTTATCCAGTTGTATCACCATTTACTATACGGATCGTTGGATTGAAATTAGAACATGCGTGCATCTCCCAGTAGATCCAAAATTTGAACTCAGGTTTTACCAGCCGATCAGTGTGAGCAGGCTTCACAGATTGATTGGCTTAGCTTTTGCATACACCTGTATATTAATGGGTTACATTATACgactaactgaaataaattcaataaataaagtttgttaCAAGAAAGTTTAGTATTTAACCGTTATTGATTAATAACCGGATCAAATTATCCAAGTGTAAATGCAATTGGTACAATCACAGAATATTTAATAAACGATGTTTACAAGACAACATTATCCCTAAATCTCTTGTTATAAAACCTCCAGAACGGTCCTGGAGATCTATCCAGACTTCGCAACACGCGTCTCGAATATTCTTACGAGAACGCATTCACAAATGCACACATTTACTAGAAAAATATCGTGAACGAATCAAAAACCTTGATGATTTAATGAAGCTTTTAATCCCGACCGAATTACAAACCACGATATCCAACCTGTTTATAGAAAGAGAACGCCACTATTTAAATTCATCGAAACACCGACAAATTAAAAAACTCGAAAACATCAGAGAAAAGAAGAAAGATAAGAAAACatcaacaataaaatacaattcGAATGATCTAAGAAGAACTGTTCATAATCCCTCTAACAGAAACTTAAACAGTCACGAAATCACTCTACTAGAGAAGGGATTAAATTTCAATTTACACAGAAAACCACTTAGCTCTCTTGAAATTGCTCCAATTATAGAACCAATGATCGCACAACTACCTGAAAAAGAGTCGCATTTACTACGTCAAAAGACATCCCATATTCTGACTAAACAAAAACACATTACACCAAACATTTCAAAAGAAGAATTGAAGGCTCTGCATTCACTTAAAAAAGACAAAATGATTATCATCACAAAAGCCGAAAAAGACAACACAACAGTAATCATGAATAAAAGATTATATTAATAAAGCTCTTGAACATCTCTCAACAGGACCTTATGAAAAGATCAATCCAAAAACTTCTCTAACAATTaagaataaagtcaaattagaaacaaatcaacttctGAACGAGCTAAAACCAGTCATTGGGGTCTCGCTTTGGTTTGCATTGCATCCCAAATCATGTAATGTCTCACGGTTTTATGGCTTACCAAAAATTCATAAACCAGATATTCCTCTAGGACCGATAGTAGACTTCACAAACACCCCAACATAtgcattatcaaaatatttaagcATTATATTAAAACCACTACAACTCAActtacataatataattaaagacacatatgactttaaatcaaaattatccggATTAATCATCGAGAAGAATGAAATCATGGTAAGCTTTGATGTCGTTTCTTTATACACAAGTGTTCCCATTGATAAATGCTTAGAATTCATTAGTGGTTTACTTGAGAACGACAATATTCTTCCTGACAGATGTCCGTTGTATACATCAGTTTTAGTCGGTCAAGTGAATTACGAATTAAGACTCTATGATTATGCAAACGAATTGTACACTAGCACATCGCGACAGAACTTTCCAGGCAGATCCcaaagtagtaacagtatcagtggtagtaGGAAACATGTAGAAAAAAGGGAAACAGTGTGATTTTGGAACtcaaaatatgaaaaaagaCAGGGAATGCTTCTGTAACAATGTGATCGATTATGAGCCTTGTCATTTAACGTCTCCAAGCACGTTACGATGGTCGTGTGGACCACAATTACGTGTTCTGCCCCCACTCACATGGCTTAGTCCAATTTTCAACGACTTTATAGTGTTGTCATCCGGGAATACTAACTGATATCACGTGTTGTATTGTTCAGTCAGAATTTGGACTATGGTTTTATCGATCTAGCTTCTACTATTCCATTTATAGCTTACTATCCTATACTCGACCAACTGGACTTTTGACCTGCACTGTTAACTTTGAGCCGACGTAAGATAAACTCACATTCTTCCGCTATACTCAAGTTTTTCTGTTTTTCTAGTCTTTATTCCTAGAGAAAGGTTAGCAGCCAGTTtctattattatcagtttattCATGACTCAAAAATAATGGAATGATGTGGAGTAAAATCTTGACGACATATCAACATTATTAAGAAATTACAATATCGGTACGACTATCCCGTTGGTGGAGGACAAGTGAGCAATAGGTTTGTAATAAATTAACAGTAAATTAGGAGTTACAATATATAATAACGATTTATGCATCGTGAAAAAGGTTACAAGCAAGAGAATACAATCATTTGGGCatttaacaaacaaaaaaatctaAAACAGTTTCGAAAGTTTAACTTTTCCAGTACTCGCTCGGTTATAACATAGATTTGTGCAGCATTTATGTTTGGCCATCCCTAAACTTCTTCCAGTTTGCCCCTACACCTGTTGAGCTGAAAGTGGCTGGCCATACATAATGCACATACCAACCATCTGTCGAGAAAAATTCACTGCCACATCAGTCGGTTCACTACCATATATCTAACCTGAACATTACTCAGTCGTTTCAACATATATGAGCGGTACTTTGAAGCAACCTATGAATGAATAATAGTGTCCTATGAatatcagtcagctacaacgtaggaccaggcacatatataaatcggttcaagttgccacacctcattagcgcAACAAGATGATCAtcgaattcatagtagttatttcaatgatagtaatatataaaagattgtgtataaggacataatcagtcagtcagcaaaacttcgtacgtacgtacatcagctcaagttgccataccacattagcacagagatacaattgtcgattcaaatcccatagtggtagaagtagtaagAGTATGAGTAGTAATCGGAAAGActaaggtttgaagatgttattcaaagagtataatccagtgaagtaAATTTGAGAAGAGAAAAAGGATATGAAGACAAAGGTAAAAAGCAATTTCAGTCTCCCGAtttaagggaaaacaaaaagtgtatacacTTACACCATCGTGatcggttctgagccatgtcacatagtctccaaccattggttacgataggagcttacgagtatcttctacttttaatggccacgtttagcagccgtaaattagaacagaacgaactgctgcgcaatATActtgtcccttaattgatagacgaatatctcTCTTTCGCTATAGGTGACGTAATTAAGCAAAAGCCGAatgagctttttgaatccgagCAGAAATTTCGTCAGCACATTAGGGCTGACCAGagtcccaagataagtgaagttgtcaatgcgttcgactacttcattccctatccttagttcaggtgttgacgcagaccagtcctgcaGTAACAACTTGAATTTAAAGGGTGAGAAGCGCAACCCAAACATCTTGGTATTGTTGCTCAATGTCGTCTATTCTTGGTGGATATCTTTCACAACCATTAAGTAGAACATAACGAACTGTCGAGCAGTAAATTCATAGTTGACTTGGCAGATGGACATCCCGTCCACACCACAAGTGGTAGGTTGAGAAACGCATTTGCGATATTGTCAGATGCCGACTAATCAGAGCTTATGTGACTTTCAAAGTAAGTAAAgtggtcgacacactcaactacttcactcacCATCATTAGTTCAGGCGCTGATGCATACCAGACTCGGAGCAACTTTTGCATTTGTGATACAGTTTAGCCGAGTGATAGCTACTCACAAGATTGAACTGATGATGTATCCGTCCCCGATTAAAGTGATATCAAAAGACGAGAGTAATCCGGTAGAATAGCTTCTTTAAAAACATGCTCGTATACACAATGTTAACAGGATAATAATCACGCACAAATGTATTACGCGATTAAAGATAGTCCGTTTTAGAGGTCTCTCACACTCCAATCAACTacggcgggggtgttgtctacgcaattgagaggatgaagggtccacctaggagaagtagaaaaccctgattccgaaccaatagtgcacatgggctccaggattctgaatgaacaaatggcatatgagcctattgttggtcatcggcaACTATGGGATTGTATCTCCCAACGTTACCCCGCTGCCTTGTGGACTAGACATCCAGGTCAAgggctcggggagtggctctaagaaaaccacctgcttcggttttggcatccgagcagtatcacagcactcacacaaatcgaatgatttctGTGGTACATATacatttggtgccttcttgtaccaatgttcatgtgtttaaataaatcaataaaataaatagctatACTGATCATTATGTTCATAGCAAACCTCTTTAATCCCGTATGAATTAATAAGTTGGATATCACGCAATTCACTACCGTTATTCGTAGTTTGAGTAAATAAAATAGTTCTAGACTTTCGGACTAGTTTATTGACCAAGAACTACCATTTAAGAAGTGATTCGTACTGAGTCATTTGGGTGAAAGGATTATTGTTTAAGGAAATCGTTAAAAGCAAATATGGGAATTCATTAATTATTCTTTGGTTAATTAGTTTCTAGTTTTGCTAGTAACTATTTACTGAAGTTATTTTATAGTACAGACTACCAAAAAATCGTATACTGAGATAAAACAGCCGTTTAATGATTTCGGGTTTTCAGTGTTATTAACTACTACTGGTCCGTGATATAATTTTGAAAAACGTAACAATCTAGACAAGATATCTTATACTAATAACTCCTTATTCATCAGCAGCTTTTTGTTGGTAGGTAGTTACTAAGAtcaccatccagctcagagaacaaaactccatcaagatcaCCTAAAGCTAGTCACTGAAAGACAGTCGTAAACATTTTAGTAGAGATGCAATCGTCAAGACAGTTGAATATCATCACTAGTGTGCAACGCGAATAGGGTATATTATTAGCTAAGGTATTCAAGGACATCACGGTGTATGTGGAACAAATAAATAGGACAAGGATACAGAACAGAAAATCGTTGAGATATACGTGAGAAGTCCAAGTGTTTGAActtgatttaaaaaaacaagCTAAAGGGAATTACATGCACTATTTAGGAAATTATCTGCTAGGTCTTAAAAAAATTTGGAGTGGTCCGAAAACAAGAATAATGAGTTCTCACAaacgaaacaaacaaacatatggCAACGATATATTCTTACGACTTGAGCACTAACTGATGGCCTGGTCTTAAACACCAACAGTTTTTCTTAGCGCAGTACGTTCTCTGACATCCAATGATTTTTCAGGGTTAAACATTACAATGACCTAGAAACGACAAATTGAGTTTTAGAGAAATCATGCTAAATACCGGTTGGATGAAAGTTAGCTTATATAAATGAGCAGAACTGCCCACTTATTATGAAGGAAAAGCTCGTTAAAATGCGTAATCTTCCAGAGGGTTATGTTTTCGGGATGGGGAACCCACTGTTAGATATATTGGTAGATGCTGATGATTATATGTATGAAAGATACGAACTACAAAAAGACAACGCCATACTGGCTGAGGAAAAACATATGGAGATTTACGAAGAAATTCAGAAAAGAAAAGATGCGAAATATGTTGCCGGAGGAGCCACA
This window encodes:
- the PSMG2 gene encoding Proteasome assembly chaperone 2 (EggNog:ENOG410V783~COG:O~BUSCO:EOG091G0OFC); the protein is MMTTSQIYANPELQLAVLQIRAPPFTGSKRKHVKELVTFLKSMKFKTVVLLSSSFATILKDEELNSAPLQYALSSSFCASDRKRFDELDWYPLKTYSDHLDCQLSVVYYLPGCGIASYLFEELLKHEEISACLLNLFTSEGDNSGDALYVVQHLNKWLQFKAQHGVKDTSFQWSLPPSWSYLFGTDPVDELY